From Musa acuminata AAA Group cultivar baxijiao chromosome BXJ3-8, Cavendish_Baxijiao_AAA, whole genome shotgun sequence, one genomic window encodes:
- the LOC135644730 gene encoding putative germin-like protein 2-1, translated as MAAAYALLLAALLALASSPTMARDPGALQDLCVADNTSNVFVNGFVCKDPKLVKAEDFFFSGLDEPRDTTNKVGSNVTLLNVNRIPGLNTLGISMARVDYAPFGLNPPHIHPRATEIQTVLEGSLYVGFVTSNPDNRLVTKVLRKGDVFVFPQGLIHFQFNYGTSKAVALSGLSSQNPGVITIANSVFGSKPAISDDILAKAFQVDKKIIDRIQAHF; from the exons ATGGCTGCAGCCTACGCCCTCCTCCTCGCTGCTCTCCTTGCTTTGGCTTCTTCCCCAACCATGGCCCGTGATCCCGGTGCTCTCCAAGACCTGTGTGTCGCAGATAACACGTCCAATG TGTTCGTCAACGGATTTGTCTGCAAGGATCCGAAGCTCGTCAAGGCCGAGGACTTCTTCTTCTCCGGTCTCGACGAGCCTCGCGACACCACCAACAAAGTCGGCTCCAACGTGACGCTCCTAAACGTGAACCGAATTCCCGGCCTCAACACCCTCGGCATCTCCATGGCCCGGGTGGACTACGCGCCGTTTGGCCTTAACCCTCCTCACATCCATCCCCGGGCGACGGAGATCCAAACGGTGTTGGAAGGCTCGCTCTACGTCGGCTTCGTCACCTCCAACCCCGACAACAGGCTCGTCACCAAAGTGCTTCGCAAGGGTGATGTGTTTGTGTTCCCCCAAGGCCTCATCCACTTCCAGTTCAACTACGGCACCAGCAAGGCCGTCGCACTCTCCGGTCTCAGCAGCCAAAATCCGGGGGTGATCACCATCGCCAATTCCGTCTTCGGGTCCAAACCAGCCATCTCGGATGATATCCTCGCTAAGGCCTTTCAGGTGGACAAGAAGATCATAGATCGGATTCAGGCTCATTTCTAG
- the LOC135644715 gene encoding biotin--protein ligase 2-like isoform X1, which yields MPRVIADPITLRSLQSLGRVATRPNPMHSALLRPTAAAAAFCRLGLRSLPPSRRPILPLSAARLSSYCGGAMDGCGSSTVLVLAGKSPQEDDLARFLKSRSDTLKLLDEEAGEVRVLLRSEAYQSTFDPQFYMGALTASRFGRLLIWSPRLPSTHDLVSKNFGELPVGTVCVTDVQIKGRGRAKNVWESPMGCLLFSFTLQMEDGRKLPLLQYVVSLAVTEAIKELCQTNGLPQLDIRIKWPNDLYLNGLKVGGILCTSTYRSKHFNVCAGIGLNLDNEKPTTCLNAVLQEINSGSLCLRREDILASFFNKFENLFEVFLDQGFQSLEELYYKTWLHSGQKVVIEEKQEGQPEESIIVTVQGLTSSGYLLAVGEDDKSYELHPDGNSFDFFKGLVRRRLE from the exons ATGCCACGTGTCATCGCGGATCCTATCACACTTCGTTCGCTTCAAAGTCTCGGACGCGTCGCGACGCGACCGAACCCGATGCACTCGGCCCTACTCCGCCCTACGGCCGCTGCAGCCGCATTCTGTCGCCTCGGCCTCCGTTCCCTGCCTCCGTCCCGCCGTCCGATCCTCCCCCTGTCCGCCGCCCGGCTCTCGTCCTATTGTGGTGGTGCCATGGACGGCTGCGGCAGCTCCACGGTCCTCGTCCTGGCCGGCAAATCTCCGCAAGAGGACGACCTTGCTCGATTCCTCAAGTCCAGGAGCGACACCCTAAAGCTCCTCGACGAGGAAGCAGGGGAGGTTAGGGTTTTACTCCGCTCCGAGGCGTACCAATCCACTTTCGATCCTCAGTTCTATATGGGCGCCCTCACCGCAAGCCGCTTTGGGCGGCTACTCATCTGGTCCCCGAGGCTTCCCTCCACCCACGACCTTGTTTCAAA GAACTTCGGTGAGCTGCCGGTCGGCACAGTCTGCGTCACGGATGTCCAGATCAAAGGCAGAG GTCGGGCGAAGAATGTGTGGGAGTCGCCCATGGGCTGCCTTCTGTTCTCGTTCACGTTGCAGATGGAAGATGGGCGAAAGCTGCCGCTGTTGCAGTATGTTGTGTCTCTTGCGGTGACTGAGGCAATCAAGGAGTTGTGCCAAACCAAT ggATTACCACAGCTCGATATTAGAATAAAGTGGCCAAATGATCTTTATCTAAATGGTCTTAAAGTTGGCGGAATCCTTTGCACTTCAACTTACAGATCGAAGCACTTCAATGTTTGTGCTG GTATTGGATTGAACTTGGATAATGAGAAGCCAACTACATGTTTAAATGCAGTACTGCAAGAGATTAACTCAGGTTCACTTTGCTTGAGGAGAGAGGATATACTTGCATCATTTTTCAATAAATTTGAGAATCTCTTTGAGGTTTTTCTAGATCAAG GCTTTCAGTCTCTTGAGGAGCTGTACTATAAGACATGGCTTCATAG TGGTCAGAAGGTTGTCATAGAAGAAAAACAAGAGGGACAACCTGAGGAAAGCATTATAGTTACAGTTCAG GGATTAACATCCTCAGGATATTTATTAGCTGTTGGTGAGGACGATAAGAGTTATGAACTCCATCCTGATGGCAATAG CTTTGACTTCTTCAAAGGACTGGTTAGGAGAAGGTTGGAGTGA
- the LOC103995617 gene encoding tubulin beta chain, giving the protein MREILHIQGGQCGNQIGAKFWEVICEEHGIDSTGNCTGDSGLQLERINVYYNEANGGRYVPRAVLMDLEPGTMDSIRSGPVGKIFRPDNFVFGQSGAGNNWAKGHYTEGAELIDAVLDVVRKEAENCDCLQGFQVCHSLGGGTGSGMGTLLISKIREEYPDRMMLTFSVFPSPKVSDTVVEPYNATLSVHQLVENADECMVLDNEALYDICFRTLKLATPTFGDLNHLISATMSGVTCCLRFPGQLNSDLRKLAVNLIPFPRLHFFMVGFAPLTSRGSQQYCALTVPELTQQMWDAKNMMCAADPRHGRYLTASAMFRGKMSTKEVDEQMINVQNKNSSYFVEWIPNNVKSSVCDSPPEGLKMASTFIGNSTSIQEMFRRVSEQFTAMFRRKAFLHWYTGEGMDEMEFTEAESNMNDLVAEYQQYQDATADDEEEEYEEEEEAA; this is encoded by the exons ATGAGGGAGATCCTGCACATACAGGGTGGCCAATGCGGTAACCAGATCGGTGCTAAGTTCTGGGAGGTGATCTGCGAGGAGCACGGCATCGACAGCACCGGTAATTGCACGGGCGACTCCGGCCTCCAGCTCGAGCGGATCAATGTATACTACAACGAGGCAAACGGCGGCCGGTACGTCCCCCGCGCCGTCCTTATGGATCTCGAGCCCGGCACCATGGACTCCATCAGATCCGGTCCCGTGGGCAAGATCTTTAGGCCCGACAACTTCGTCTTCGGCCAGTCCGGGGCCGGAAACAACTGGGCCAAAGGGCACTACACCGAGGGCGCCGAGCTCATCGATGCTGTCCTTGATGTCGTCCGCAAGGAGGCGGAGAACTGCGATTGCTTGCAAG GATTCCAAGTATGCCATTCTTTGGGAGGAGGAACGGGTTCCGGAATGGGCACCCTTCTTATCTCTAAGATCAGAGAGGAGTACCCAGACAGGATGATGCTAACATTCTCTGTTTTTCCATCACCTAAGGTATCAGATACCGTGGTGGAACCATACAATGCCACACTGTCCGTTCATCAACTTGTTGAGAATGCTGATGAATGTATGGTCCTGGACAACGAGGCACTCTATGACATCTGCTTTCGCACTCTGAAGCTTGCAACTCCTACTT TTGGCGATCTTAATCATCTGATCTCTGCCACCATGAGCGGTGTGACATGCTGCCTTCGCTTCCCTGGCCAGCTTAATTCTGACCTCCGGAAGCTTGCGGTGAATCTTATTCCCTTCCCTCGCCTCCACTTCTTCATGGTAGGATTTGCACCATTGACATCACGAGGCTCCCAGCAGTACTGTGCCCTCACAGTTCCCGAGTTGACCCAACAAATGTGGGATGCCAAGAACATGATGTGTGCCGCCGACCCCCGCCATGGCAGGTACCTTACTGCCTCAGCCATGTTCCGAGGTAAGATGAGCACTAAGGAAGTCGATGAGCAGATGATAAATGTTCAGAATAAGAACTCATCCTACTTTGTCGAGTGGATTCCCAACAACGTCAAATCCAGCGTATGCGACAGTCCTCCCGAGGGGCTTAAGATGGCTTCCACTTTCATTGGCAACTCAACCTCCATCCAGGAGATGTTCAGGAGAGTGAGTGAGCAGTTCACGGCCATGTTCAGGCGGAAGGCTTTCTTGCACTGGTACACCGGCGAAGGCATGGATGAGATGGAATTTACAGAGGCCGAGAGTAACATGAACGATCTGGTTGCCGAGTACCAACAATACCAGGATGCAACAGCAGACGACGAGGAGGAAGAgtacgaggaagaggaagaggcagcTTGA
- the LOC135644728 gene encoding putative germin-like protein 2-1 produces the protein MAASYVILLLAALLALVSSPSMARDPGALQDLCVADNTSNVFVNGFVCKDPKLVKAEDFFFSGLDQPRNTTNKVGSNVTLLNANRIPGLNTLGISMARVDYAPFGLNPPHIHPRATEIQTVLEGSLYVGFVTSNPDNRLVTKVLRKGDVFVFPQGLIHFQFNYGTNKAVALSGLSSQNPGVITIANSVFGSKPAISDDILAKALGVDKKIVDRIQAHF, from the exons ATGGCTGCTTCCTACGTCATCCTCCTCCTCGCTGCTCTCCTTGCTTTGGTTTCTTCCCCTTCCATGGCCCGCGATCCCGGTGCTCTCCAGGACTTGTGTGTTGCGGATAACACATCCAATG TGTTCGTCAACGGATTTGTCTGCAAGGATCCAAAGCTCGTCAAAGCCGAGGACTTCTTCTTCTCCGGTCTCGACCAGCCTCGCAACACCACCAACAAAGTCGGCTCCAACGTCACGCTCCTAAACGCGAACCGAATTCCCGGCCTCAACACCCTCGGCATCTCCATGGCCCGGGTGGACTACGCGCCGTTTGGCCTTAACCCTCCTCACATCCATCCCCGGGCGACGGAGATTCAGACGGTGTTGGAAGGCTCGCTCTACGTCGGCTTCGTCACCTCCAACCCCGACAACAGGCTCGTCACCAAAGTGCTTCGCAAGGGTGATGTGTTTGTGTTCCCCCAAGGCCTCATCCACTTCCAGTTCAACTACGGCACCAACAAGGCCGTCGCACTCTCCGGTCTCAGCAGCCAAAACCCGGGGGTGATCACCATTGCCAATTCCGTCTTCGGCTCCAAACCGGCCATCTCGGATGATATCCTCGCTAAGGCCCTCGGGGTGGACAAGAAGATCGTAGACCGGATTCAGGCTCATTTCTAG
- the LOC135644715 gene encoding biotin--protein ligase 2-like isoform X2, with translation MPRVIADPITLRSLQSLGRVATRPNPMHSALLRPTAAAAAFCRLGLRSLPPSRRPILPLSAARLSSYCGGAMDGCGSSTVLVLAGKSPQEDDLARFLKSRSDTLKLLDEEAGEVRVLLRSEAYQSTFDPQFYMGALTASRFGRLLIWSPRLPSTHDLVSKNFGELPVGTVCVTDVQIKGRGRAKNVWESPMGCLLFSFTLQMEDGRKLPLLQYVVSLAVTEAIKELCQTNGLPQLDIRIKWPNDLYLNGLKVGGILCTSTYRSKHFNVCAGFQSLEELYYKTWLHSGQKVVIEEKQEGQPEESIIVTVQGLTSSGYLLAVGEDDKSYELHPDGNSFDFFKGLVRRRLE, from the exons ATGCCACGTGTCATCGCGGATCCTATCACACTTCGTTCGCTTCAAAGTCTCGGACGCGTCGCGACGCGACCGAACCCGATGCACTCGGCCCTACTCCGCCCTACGGCCGCTGCAGCCGCATTCTGTCGCCTCGGCCTCCGTTCCCTGCCTCCGTCCCGCCGTCCGATCCTCCCCCTGTCCGCCGCCCGGCTCTCGTCCTATTGTGGTGGTGCCATGGACGGCTGCGGCAGCTCCACGGTCCTCGTCCTGGCCGGCAAATCTCCGCAAGAGGACGACCTTGCTCGATTCCTCAAGTCCAGGAGCGACACCCTAAAGCTCCTCGACGAGGAAGCAGGGGAGGTTAGGGTTTTACTCCGCTCCGAGGCGTACCAATCCACTTTCGATCCTCAGTTCTATATGGGCGCCCTCACCGCAAGCCGCTTTGGGCGGCTACTCATCTGGTCCCCGAGGCTTCCCTCCACCCACGACCTTGTTTCAAA GAACTTCGGTGAGCTGCCGGTCGGCACAGTCTGCGTCACGGATGTCCAGATCAAAGGCAGAG GTCGGGCGAAGAATGTGTGGGAGTCGCCCATGGGCTGCCTTCTGTTCTCGTTCACGTTGCAGATGGAAGATGGGCGAAAGCTGCCGCTGTTGCAGTATGTTGTGTCTCTTGCGGTGACTGAGGCAATCAAGGAGTTGTGCCAAACCAAT ggATTACCACAGCTCGATATTAGAATAAAGTGGCCAAATGATCTTTATCTAAATGGTCTTAAAGTTGGCGGAATCCTTTGCACTTCAACTTACAGATCGAAGCACTTCAATGTTTGTGCTG GCTTTCAGTCTCTTGAGGAGCTGTACTATAAGACATGGCTTCATAG TGGTCAGAAGGTTGTCATAGAAGAAAAACAAGAGGGACAACCTGAGGAAAGCATTATAGTTACAGTTCAG GGATTAACATCCTCAGGATATTTATTAGCTGTTGGTGAGGACGATAAGAGTTATGAACTCCATCCTGATGGCAATAG CTTTGACTTCTTCAAAGGACTGGTTAGGAGAAGGTTGGAGTGA